A stretch of Streptococcus chenjunshii DNA encodes these proteins:
- the mvaD gene encoding diphosphomevalonate decarboxylase → MDRKIVSVKSYANIALIKYWGKADAVHMIPATSSISLTLENMFTETQLSFLPQTAVQDEFYINGIQQNAKEQAKISAVINQFRKDKNQFVKVETSNNMPTAAGLSSSSSGLSALVKACNDLFETGLSQQALAQKAKFASGSSARSFFGPIAAWDKDSGEIYRVQTDLRLAMIMLVLNASPKPISSREGMRLTAQTSTNFAQWVEQSKKDYADMLLYLKNNDFAKVGELTERNALAMHATTKAAQPPFSYLTAASYQAMAFVKELRKQGESCYFTMDAGPNVKVLCLEKDLERLAERFSDNYRIIVSRTKEL, encoded by the coding sequence GTGGATCGAAAAATTGTAAGTGTTAAGTCGTATGCTAACATTGCCCTTATTAAATATTGGGGAAAAGCGGATGCTGTCCATATGATACCGGCAACAAGCAGCATTTCTTTAACTTTAGAAAATATGTTTACAGAAACACAGCTTTCGTTTTTGCCTCAGACAGCTGTCCAGGATGAATTTTATATCAATGGAATTCAGCAGAATGCAAAAGAACAGGCGAAAATTTCTGCTGTGATTAATCAGTTTCGTAAGGATAAAAATCAGTTTGTTAAAGTTGAAACCAGCAATAATATGCCGACAGCTGCCGGTCTCTCTTCAAGCTCCAGCGGCTTATCAGCGCTTGTGAAAGCTTGTAATGATCTGTTTGAAACAGGATTAAGTCAGCAGGCGCTGGCTCAAAAAGCTAAGTTTGCGTCAGGCTCTTCAGCTCGTTCTTTTTTTGGACCAATTGCGGCATGGGATAAGGACAGTGGGGAGATTTACCGTGTTCAGACAGATTTGCGGCTGGCTATGATTATGCTGGTTTTAAATGCCTCTCCTAAGCCAATTTCCAGCAGAGAGGGGATGAGACTGACTGCTCAGACATCAACAAACTTTGCTCAATGGGTGGAGCAGTCTAAAAAAGATTATGCCGATATGCTCTTATATTTGAAAAACAATGATTTTGCCAAAGTAGGTGAATTGACAGAGCGTAATGCCCTTGCTATGCATGCTACGACCAAAGCTGCACAGCCTCCTTTTTCTTATCTGACGGCTGCTTCCTATCAGGCTATGGCTTTTGTTAAAGAGCTGCGGAAACAGGGAGAAAGCTGTTATTTTACCATGGATGCTGGTCCTAATGTCAAGGTACTGTGCCTGGAAAAAGACTTAGAGAGACTGGCTGAACGTTTTTCTGATAACTACCGTATTATTGTGTCACGAACAAAGGAGCTTTGA
- a CDS encoding phosphomevalonate kinase, whose translation MKKKLQVQTGGKLYLAGEYAVLTAGQSAIIKNIPIYMTATVEAAPVITIQSDMFHYQVGMNPDGNYTLIQQTISNFAAFLRQKIENLAGFTLEISGKMERQGVKFGIGSSGSVIILTIKALSAFYQQHLTADTVFKLAAYTLLKSGDNGSMGDLACIAYNELICFTAFDRQRVKAWIDQEPIQTVLEKDWGYTIEPLKPALNFDFLVGWTKTAALSGDMIRLVKGEIKQDFLLHTQEQVQKLKNALLEGEKETVKASLARVSDLLQDLHPAIYSKPLLLLKQAAEGLDAVAKSSGSGGGDCGFALSFDSKTTEDLCKRWQTAGIEVLVIEHCEDK comes from the coding sequence ATGAAAAAAAAGCTGCAGGTTCAAACCGGCGGTAAGCTTTATTTAGCGGGTGAATACGCTGTTTTAACAGCAGGACAGTCTGCTATTATCAAAAATATCCCGATTTATATGACCGCAACTGTTGAGGCTGCGCCTGTCATTACAATCCAATCTGATATGTTTCATTATCAGGTAGGTATGAATCCAGATGGCAATTATACGTTAATTCAGCAGACCATTTCTAATTTTGCTGCATTTCTTCGCCAAAAGATAGAGAATTTAGCTGGCTTTACTCTTGAAATCAGCGGAAAAATGGAGCGCCAAGGTGTTAAATTTGGGATCGGTTCCAGCGGCAGTGTCATTATTTTAACAATAAAAGCTTTGTCGGCTTTTTATCAGCAACATTTAACAGCAGATACCGTCTTTAAACTGGCTGCTTATACCTTGCTTAAGAGCGGTGATAATGGTTCTATGGGAGATCTGGCCTGTATTGCTTACAATGAACTGATCTGTTTTACCGCCTTTGACCGGCAGCGAGTGAAAGCTTGGATCGATCAGGAACCGATTCAGACTGTTTTGGAAAAAGACTGGGGTTACACGATTGAGCCGCTTAAACCTGCTCTGAATTTTGATTTTTTAGTTGGCTGGACAAAAACAGCTGCGCTTTCAGGTGATATGATTCGTTTGGTTAAAGGGGAGATTAAGCAAGATTTTCTTTTACATACGCAAGAACAGGTTCAAAAATTAAAAAACGCCTTGCTTGAAGGAGAAAAAGAAACTGTTAAAGCTTCTCTTGCAAGAGTGAGCGATCTTTTGCAGGATCTGCATCCAGCAATTTACAGCAAACCGCTTTTGTTGCTGAAGCAGGCAGCAGAAGGGCTGGATGCGGTTGCGAAATCCTCAGGTTCAGGCGGAGGAGACTGCGGTTTTGCATTGTCCTTTGATTCAAAAACAACAGAAGATTTATGTAAACGCTGGCAGACCGCCGGCATTGAAGTATTAGTAATAGAACACTGCGAGGATAAATGA